A window of Tautonia plasticadhaerens contains these coding sequences:
- a CDS encoding sigma-70 family RNA polymerase sigma factor, which produces MAIDRDGRVLRALRDVFESGSLAGLSDRELLERAARRGEPGAEAAFSCLVGRHGPMVLRACRARLPDPNDAEDAFQRVFCLLATRARSLWVRDSLGPWLLQVALRVASGTRSEASRRRVFERRYAERASLVVPPDRGPDDLGPMLLEEVGRLPDRDRSVVVLCDLEGLTHEEAAHRLGWPIGTVKSRQSRARDRLRRRLLLRGVAPGTVGSVAPLFGPKFAPAAVPRPLLERSVRSALESAAASSPAWGPSLVAGALTMMSTHRIASVTSGLLLLGAAAVGVGTMVPQDDRASVGGVPRRPSTGSPNVKSVQLPRVDDYLAPDDEWSTLSPVKDPDAARDWQSPPVPESIPVTAIGTAIDTAGRPVAGATVLMMFWGEEFKVLSRTITDQTGAYRFEDVPVPVEQFPEPAREPEVSPSTRFEIVATCPGYGLSWSPQQSMYAIDPPHPLDIQDRLPLGEPVTIDLTFRPADSLSGRVVDEIGTPMEEIEVSVHDADLLDVLGRETSRNLNGVWKALPEGIGRATTGPDGRFQIGGLPSEACCRLWVKDPQFEHYGIALYAATTDKPIERHPTPRRSNGRGEHEVYTGDLELTLHTPRKVLVRVVGDDTGEPIPEARVSLMLPGLATGTFSGGQTDAEGTLLLAVPPEEHTGIVADPPSFDSPYIRTYQRDFSIPSGPDESSYELRLNEGFEVLIEATDATTGEPLPDALFWLVPTDNPDDLRELRPSTFYGDRPSTGPDGRLRAVLAPEAGQEYRLRFAGIQRPNYPAFQFHMYTDRPEYRVEPAESQPFKLVSGGSVRFTFEVKSLPE; this is translated from the coding sequence TTGGCGATCGACCGAGACGGGCGGGTCCTGAGGGCCCTCCGAGACGTGTTCGAGTCCGGGAGCCTCGCCGGGCTGTCGGACCGGGAACTGCTGGAGCGGGCCGCTCGGAGGGGGGAGCCGGGGGCCGAGGCCGCCTTCTCCTGCCTGGTGGGGCGGCACGGGCCGATGGTCCTGCGGGCCTGCCGGGCCCGGCTCCCCGACCCGAACGACGCCGAGGACGCCTTCCAGCGCGTCTTCTGCCTGCTGGCCACCCGGGCCCGGTCCCTCTGGGTCCGAGACTCGCTGGGCCCCTGGCTGCTGCAGGTCGCCCTCCGGGTGGCGTCGGGCACCCGGTCCGAAGCCTCCCGTCGTCGGGTGTTCGAGCGCCGCTATGCCGAACGGGCCTCCCTGGTCGTCCCGCCCGATCGGGGGCCGGACGACCTCGGCCCGATGCTCCTGGAGGAGGTCGGCCGCCTGCCCGACCGGGACCGATCCGTCGTGGTCCTCTGCGACCTGGAGGGCCTGACTCACGAGGAGGCCGCCCATCGGCTCGGCTGGCCGATCGGCACCGTCAAGAGCCGACAATCCCGGGCCCGGGACCGCCTCCGCCGCCGCCTGCTGCTGAGGGGAGTCGCCCCGGGGACAGTCGGCTCGGTCGCCCCGCTGTTCGGGCCGAAGTTCGCCCCGGCAGCCGTCCCGAGGCCGCTGCTGGAGCGTTCGGTGCGGTCGGCGCTGGAGTCCGCCGCCGCCTCGTCCCCGGCCTGGGGACCGTCCCTCGTCGCAGGAGCACTGACGATGATGAGCACGCATCGGATCGCCTCGGTCACCTCGGGCCTGCTGCTGCTCGGCGCGGCGGCGGTCGGAGTCGGGACGATGGTTCCCCAGGATGACAGGGCTTCTGTGGGCGGCGTTCCTCGACGTCCCTCGACTGGGTCGCCGAACGTAAAATCGGTGCAACTGCCTCGGGTTGATGACTACCTGGCACCCGATGACGAATGGTCCACGCTTTCCCCGGTCAAGGACCCGGACGCGGCCAGAGACTGGCAATCTCCCCCCGTCCCCGAGTCGATCCCGGTGACCGCCATTGGAACAGCCATCGACACCGCCGGGCGGCCGGTCGCCGGGGCGACCGTCCTCATGATGTTCTGGGGCGAGGAGTTCAAGGTGCTCTCTCGGACGATCACCGATCAAACAGGTGCATACCGATTCGAGGATGTTCCTGTTCCCGTCGAGCAGTTCCCCGAACCGGCAAGGGAACCGGAAGTCTCGCCCTCGACGAGGTTCGAGATCGTGGCAACCTGCCCGGGTTACGGCCTCTCGTGGAGCCCTCAGCAGTCGATGTACGCGATCGATCCGCCCCACCCGCTCGACATCCAGGATCGACTCCCGCTCGGAGAGCCGGTGACGATCGACCTGACGTTCCGGCCAGCCGACTCCCTGAGCGGCCGAGTCGTGGATGAGATCGGTACACCCATGGAGGAGATCGAGGTGTCGGTGCATGATGCCGACCTGCTCGATGTCCTCGGCAGGGAGACGAGCCGCAACCTGAACGGCGTGTGGAAGGCACTACCTGAGGGGATCGGCCGGGCCACGACCGGGCCCGACGGGCGATTCCAGATCGGAGGGCTCCCCTCGGAAGCCTGCTGCCGGCTCTGGGTCAAAGATCCGCAGTTCGAACATTACGGGATTGCACTCTATGCGGCGACGACCGACAAGCCCATCGAACGCCATCCCACACCGAGGCGATCGAACGGCCGAGGGGAACATGAGGTCTACACAGGCGACCTCGAACTGACCCTGCATACGCCCCGGAAGGTGCTGGTCCGCGTCGTCGGCGACGATACCGGCGAGCCGATCCCGGAGGCCCGGGTGAGCCTCATGCTGCCGGGACTGGCCACGGGCACGTTCTCCGGGGGCCAGACCGACGCCGAGGGGACCCTGTTGCTCGCCGTGCCGCCAGAGGAGCACACGGGGATCGTCGCAGATCCTCCCAGCTTCGATTCGCCTTACATCCGAACCTACCAGCGGGACTTCAGCATTCCCTCAGGACCCGATGAATCGTCTTATGAGTTGCGGTTGAATGAGGGATTTGAGGTGTTAATCGAGGCGACCGATGCCACAACCGGCGAGCCATTGCCGGACGCCCTTTTCTGGCTCGTGCCAACAGACAACCCGGACGATCTCCGGGAACTCAGACCCTCCACCTTCTACGGCGATCGTCCCTCGACGGGTCCGGACGGTCGCCTCCGCGCCGTGCTGGCACCCGAAGCAGGCCAGGAATACCGACTCCGGTTCGCCGGGATCCAACGGCCCAATTACCCCGCGTTCCAATTTCACATGTACACTGACCGCCCCGAGTATCGCGTCGAGCCGGCCGAGAGCCAGCCCTTCAAGCTGGTCTCGGGAGGGTCGGTCCGGTTCACCTTCGAGGTCAAGTCACTCCCGGAGTGA
- a CDS encoding DUF1501 domain-containing protein, producing the protein MLQLGGLGLLELLRASRASGGDASIPGDPPPIRACIVVFYYGGPSHFETYDPKPEAPLEVRGEFKPIATSAPGVFVSEHLPRMATVMHKVALIRSMTHGNRLHDSASMETLTGRPAPQGDRELFSPEPQFYPSFGGALSFVRRGERLAVPHAALPFAFHNVVDVPCQGGGFLGPAFDPFRVGVDPNARSYKAELLATPDDLPPARRGRRRALLDAVDSAAGLRGEPRAMVASYDRAYQLLASKEVREALRIDREDPRVRDRYGYDHEPAAVGSGGGGGNGAELGASRQMRGQNLLMARRLVEAGVPFVNVYDFRQQGQNWDAHFKVFDQHRDHLLPVADRSLAALIEDLDARGLLDSTLVVALGEFGRTPRINGDAGRDHWPDCYSIALAGGGVKGGFVLGASDRLGAYPASDPVTPADLAATIYWRFGVAPGLELIDPTGRPHPIATGRPVRGLFS; encoded by the coding sequence ATGCTGCAACTCGGGGGGCTCGGGCTCCTGGAACTGCTCCGGGCGTCGAGGGCCTCGGGAGGGGACGCCTCGATTCCCGGAGATCCGCCGCCGATCCGGGCCTGCATCGTCGTCTTCTATTACGGCGGCCCGAGCCACTTCGAGACCTACGACCCGAAGCCCGAGGCCCCGCTCGAAGTCCGGGGCGAGTTCAAGCCGATCGCCACCAGCGCCCCCGGGGTGTTCGTCTCCGAGCACCTGCCGAGGATGGCGACCGTCATGCACAAGGTCGCCCTGATCCGGAGCATGACGCACGGCAACCGCCTGCACGACTCGGCCTCCATGGAGACGCTCACCGGGAGGCCAGCCCCGCAGGGGGACCGGGAGCTGTTCTCCCCCGAGCCGCAATTCTACCCCAGCTTCGGCGGGGCCTTGAGCTTCGTCCGACGCGGGGAGCGGCTGGCCGTGCCCCATGCGGCCCTGCCGTTCGCCTTCCATAACGTGGTCGACGTGCCCTGCCAGGGGGGAGGCTTCCTCGGCCCGGCGTTCGACCCGTTCCGGGTCGGCGTCGACCCGAATGCCCGGTCCTACAAGGCCGAGCTGCTCGCCACCCCGGACGACCTCCCCCCGGCCCGTCGGGGAAGGCGCCGGGCCCTGCTCGACGCGGTCGACTCGGCGGCGGGCCTGCGAGGGGAGCCCCGGGCGATGGTCGCCTCGTACGACCGGGCGTATCAGCTGCTCGCCTCGAAGGAGGTCCGGGAGGCGCTCCGGATCGACCGGGAGGACCCGAGGGTCCGCGACCGCTACGGCTATGACCACGAGCCGGCCGCCGTCGGCTCCGGGGGGGGTGGCGGCAACGGGGCGGAGCTGGGCGCCTCCCGCCAGATGCGGGGCCAGAACCTCTTGATGGCCCGACGACTGGTCGAGGCGGGCGTGCCGTTCGTCAACGTCTATGACTTCCGGCAGCAGGGGCAGAACTGGGACGCCCACTTCAAGGTCTTCGACCAGCACCGGGACCACCTCCTGCCGGTCGCCGACCGTTCGCTCGCCGCCCTGATCGAGGACCTCGACGCCCGGGGGCTGCTCGACTCGACCCTGGTCGTCGCCCTCGGCGAGTTCGGCCGGACGCCGAGGATCAACGGCGACGCCGGCCGCGACCACTGGCCCGACTGCTACTCGATCGCCCTGGCCGGCGGCGGCGTGAAGGGGGGCTTCGTCCTCGGGGCCAGCGACCGCCTGGGCGCCTACCCCGCCTCCGACCCCGTCACCCCCGCCGACCTGGCCGCCACCATCTACTGGCGGTTCGGCGTCGCCCCGGGCCTGGAGCTGATCGACCCCACCGGCCGCCCCCACCCGATCGCCACCGGCCGGCCGGTCCGGGGGCTGTTCTCGTGA
- the glgC gene encoding glucose-1-phosphate adenylyltransferase, whose product MKDVIAIVLAGGKGTRLEPLTRDRAKPAVPFGGVYRIIDFTLSNCINSDLRKMLVLPQYKGFSLNRHIDQAWKFLTPNLGEFVEVLPPEQRIAESWYAGTADAIYQNIFRIEREQSRDTVILAGDHIYTMNYAAMIAEHRRREADLTIACLPVPRPEARHFGVMHVDAQQRVVGFREKPDDPDPMPGYPGLALASMGVYVFKTQLMFDLLLSDAQRSGSRHDFGKDIIPPMLDTHRVFAYPFRDEARKAAAYWRDVGTLDAYYQANMDLIQIDPLLNLYDPSWPIHTYQPSLPPPKFVHADGDRVGAAFNSIVCNGSIVSGGQVHRSLLSPGVRINSFAQVEDSILLEGVEVGRHARVRRAIVDKHVRIPSGLSLGHDPDLDRSRGLTVTELGITVIPKDEDLERFAARH is encoded by the coding sequence ATGAAGGACGTCATCGCCATCGTGCTGGCCGGCGGCAAGGGCACCCGGCTGGAGCCCCTGACCCGGGACCGGGCCAAGCCGGCGGTGCCGTTCGGCGGCGTCTATCGGATCATCGACTTCACGCTGTCCAACTGCATCAATTCCGACCTGCGCAAGATGCTCGTCCTGCCGCAGTACAAGGGGTTCAGCCTCAACCGGCACATCGACCAGGCCTGGAAGTTCCTCACGCCCAACCTCGGCGAGTTCGTCGAGGTGCTCCCCCCCGAGCAGCGGATCGCCGAGAGTTGGTACGCCGGCACGGCCGACGCCATCTACCAGAACATCTTCCGGATCGAGCGCGAGCAGAGCCGGGACACGGTGATCCTGGCCGGCGACCACATCTACACGATGAACTACGCGGCGATGATCGCCGAGCATCGCCGGCGCGAGGCCGACCTGACGATCGCCTGCCTGCCCGTCCCCCGGCCGGAGGCCCGGCACTTCGGCGTCATGCACGTCGACGCCCAGCAGCGCGTCGTCGGCTTCCGGGAGAAGCCGGACGACCCCGACCCGATGCCCGGATACCCGGGGCTGGCCCTGGCCTCGATGGGCGTCTACGTCTTCAAGACCCAGTTGATGTTCGACCTGCTGCTCTCCGACGCCCAGCGCTCCGGCAGCCGGCACGACTTCGGCAAGGACATCATCCCGCCGATGCTGGACACGCACCGCGTCTTCGCCTACCCCTTCCGGGACGAGGCCCGCAAGGCCGCCGCATACTGGCGGGACGTGGGCACGCTGGACGCCTATTACCAGGCCAACATGGACCTGATCCAGATCGACCCGCTCCTGAACCTCTACGACCCCTCCTGGCCGATCCACACCTATCAGCCCTCGCTGCCGCCGCCGAAGTTCGTCCACGCCGACGGCGACCGCGTCGGGGCGGCCTTCAACTCCATCGTCTGCAACGGCTCGATCGTCTCCGGCGGCCAGGTGCACCGCAGCCTGCTCTCGCCGGGGGTCCGCATCAACAGCTTCGCCCAGGTGGAGGACTCGATCCTCCTGGAAGGCGTCGAGGTCGGCCGGCACGCCCGGGTCCGCCGCGCGATCGTCGACAAGCACGTCCGCATCCCGTCCGGCCTCTCGCTCGGCCACGACCCGGACCTCGACCGCTCCCGGGGGCTCACCGTCACCGAACTGGGCATCACCGTCATCCCCAAGGACGAGGACCTCGAACGGTTCGCCGCCCGGCACTGA
- a CDS encoding DUF5131 family protein, with the protein MSDRTSIEWADASWNPVRGCTKISPGCKRCYAETFAERFRGVPGHPYEQGFDLTLVPGKLAEPLRWASPRMVFVNSMSDLFHEDVPTGYIRSVVDVMLLAGWHTYQVLTKRHDRLLELLRGPLRDAAAADHIWWGVSVEDRRHGLPRVERLRSAPAAVRMLSVEPLLEDLGPIDLGGISWVIAGGESGPGARPMHPDWVRSLRDRCASAGAAFFFKQWGGVRKARAGRLLDGRTHDEVPPRPDRPAPGLARRRELIAGVESARTA; encoded by the coding sequence ATGAGCGACCGCACCTCCATCGAATGGGCCGACGCCAGCTGGAACCCCGTCCGCGGCTGCACCAAGATCAGCCCCGGTTGCAAGCGCTGCTACGCCGAGACCTTCGCCGAGCGCTTCCGGGGCGTCCCCGGTCACCCCTACGAGCAGGGCTTCGACCTGACGCTCGTCCCCGGCAAGCTGGCCGAACCCCTCCGATGGGCGTCCCCCCGGATGGTCTTCGTCAACTCGATGAGCGACCTGTTCCACGAGGATGTGCCGACCGGATACATCCGGTCGGTCGTCGACGTGATGCTGCTGGCCGGCTGGCACACCTATCAGGTCCTGACCAAGCGTCATGACCGGCTGCTCGAACTGCTCCGCGGCCCGCTCCGGGACGCCGCCGCCGCCGACCACATCTGGTGGGGCGTCAGCGTCGAGGACCGCCGCCACGGCCTGCCCCGGGTCGAGCGCCTGCGATCGGCCCCGGCCGCCGTCCGGATGCTCTCCGTCGAGCCGCTGCTCGAAGACCTCGGCCCGATCGACCTGGGCGGCATCTCCTGGGTCATCGCCGGGGGGGAGAGCGGCCCCGGCGCCCGCCCCATGCACCCCGACTGGGTCCGCTCCCTCCGAGACCGCTGCGCCTCCGCCGGCGCCGCCTTCTTCTTCAAGCAATGGGGGGGCGTCCGCAAGGCCAGGGCCGGCCGCCTGCTCGACGGCCGGACCCACGACGAAGTCCCCCCCCGCCCCGATCGCCCGGCCCCGGGCCTCGCCCGGCGTCGGGAGCTGATCGCCGGGGTCGAATCAGCGCGAACGGCCTGA
- a CDS encoding alpha/beta hydrolase family esterase: protein MTAPPPIRDRARSLGLIALALLALAARRAEGPVVSARASTASVRSVARIGRSSSTIEAGGRRWSYVVHAPRQAGGDRPLPMVLALHGSSGSGEGFLDDAGWAELAGREGVIVVAPDGLPMRPDAAPNRAVNPRIWNSGQHPADRPRSRVDDLAFFDALLVEVAGAWPVDPNRIYVVGHSNGGAMALRLAAERSGSFAAVASVAALRYVDPPVGARAVPILALFGGADPLLPTEGGLSILPWEVRRTPEVLPELKRWAEGLGCPTHGFTFEHFDTVHSYTFPPGRGGASLSMVLLDGHGHAWPGGRARPGEAMLIGPRTDAVDATALIWDFFDRHRLDAPAPGLVDRPPEVPSSGPI, encoded by the coding sequence ATGACCGCCCCGCCGCCGATCCGAGACCGGGCCCGATCGCTGGGCCTGATCGCCCTGGCCCTGCTCGCGCTGGCCGCGAGGAGGGCCGAGGGGCCGGTGGTGTCCGCGAGGGCCTCCACGGCGTCGGTCCGGTCGGTGGCGAGGATCGGCCGGTCCTCCTCGACGATCGAGGCGGGCGGGCGGCGGTGGTCCTACGTCGTCCACGCGCCGAGGCAGGCCGGGGGCGATCGGCCGTTGCCGATGGTGCTGGCCCTGCACGGCTCGTCGGGCTCGGGCGAGGGGTTCCTCGACGACGCCGGGTGGGCCGAGCTGGCGGGGCGTGAGGGCGTCATCGTCGTCGCCCCCGACGGCCTGCCGATGCGGCCCGACGCGGCGCCGAACCGCGCGGTCAACCCCCGGATCTGGAACAGCGGGCAGCACCCGGCCGACCGGCCCCGCAGCCGGGTCGACGACCTGGCCTTCTTCGACGCCCTGCTGGTCGAGGTCGCCGGGGCCTGGCCGGTCGACCCGAATCGGATCTACGTCGTCGGCCACTCCAACGGCGGGGCGATGGCCCTCCGGCTGGCGGCGGAGCGGTCGGGGAGCTTCGCGGCGGTGGCCTCGGTGGCGGCCCTGCGGTACGTCGACCCGCCGGTGGGCGCCCGGGCGGTGCCGATCCTCGCCCTCTTCGGGGGCGCCGACCCGTTGCTGCCGACCGAGGGAGGGCTGTCAATCCTCCCCTGGGAAGTCCGCCGCACGCCCGAGGTCCTGCCCGAGCTGAAGCGCTGGGCGGAGGGGCTCGGCTGCCCGACCCACGGGTTCACCTTCGAGCACTTCGACACGGTCCACTCCTACACCTTCCCCCCCGGCCGAGGGGGTGCGTCGCTGTCGATGGTGCTGCTCGACGGCCACGGCCACGCCTGGCCCGGCGGGAGGGCCCGGCCGGGCGAGGCGATGCTCATCGGCCCCCGCACCGACGCCGTCGACGCCACCGCCCTGATCTGGGACTTCTTCGACCGGCACCGCCTCGACGCCCCCGCCCCCGGCCTCGTCGACCGCCCCCCGGAGGTTCCGTCGTCCGGGCCGATTTGA
- a CDS encoding alkaline phosphatase, with protein sequence MTPAPLNRPALALALALATLLALPLGTRADDVLKAMQAEAVASRDSEADRPYHFGTQGPGGVFSNHTSHTNRLVPVITLGRPVELGSITGENSPYRSADRLEQLYGALPEHTLDPEAEYGDQSDLYRLQKLAVENGARHLFVVLFDGMDWEALKAAAIVRSGKVDDQGILAAPLLAAGTDADGTIAVGSVVTSPTHDEADVDLDEQTIGIPEDSLRGGYDPRFAGTGPFRAPELDAPGYLRGQSATDEELRRLHDLGGVPHAYTDSSCSAAEIASGVKSYNNSVNVGPDGSFVAPVFHDLQRDGWKVGTVTSVPFNHASPAAMYARNVHRDDYQDLARDMLGLPSIAVEKGAPAVPGLDVVIGTGFGQTGNLQALQRRQGTNAVAGNTYITDEDLETIDSRNGGKYSVALRTAGEAGDEVLDAAARRAAAEGLRLFGFFGSPFGHLPYRTADGAYDPAPGLSGEAEEYVAADIAENPTLVEMTRAALAVLGSEPETPFALFVEAGDVDWALHDNNLDDAVGAIFSGEAAIRAIVEWVEANSSWDESAVIITADHGHYLVLDDPHALAGSDR encoded by the coding sequence ATGACCCCCGCCCCGCTGAACCGACCCGCCCTCGCCCTCGCCCTCGCCCTGGCGACGCTGCTCGCCCTCCCCCTCGGCACCCGGGCCGACGACGTCCTGAAGGCCATGCAGGCCGAGGCCGTCGCCTCCAGGGACAGCGAGGCCGACCGCCCCTACCACTTCGGCACCCAGGGGCCCGGCGGCGTCTTCTCCAACCACACCAGCCACACCAACCGACTGGTGCCGGTCATCACCCTCGGCCGGCCGGTCGAGCTGGGGAGCATCACCGGGGAGAACAGCCCCTACCGATCCGCCGATCGGCTGGAGCAGCTCTATGGCGCCCTGCCCGAGCACACCCTCGACCCCGAGGCCGAGTACGGCGACCAGTCCGACCTGTATCGCCTCCAGAAACTCGCGGTCGAGAACGGGGCCAGGCACCTGTTCGTGGTCCTCTTCGACGGCATGGACTGGGAGGCGCTGAAGGCCGCCGCGATCGTCCGCAGCGGCAAGGTCGACGACCAGGGCATCCTCGCCGCCCCCCTGCTCGCGGCCGGCACCGACGCCGACGGCACGATCGCCGTCGGCTCGGTCGTCACCAGCCCGACGCACGACGAGGCGGACGTGGACCTCGACGAGCAGACCATCGGCATCCCCGAGGACTCCCTCCGGGGCGGCTACGACCCCCGGTTCGCCGGCACCGGCCCGTTCCGGGCCCCCGAGCTCGACGCCCCCGGCTACCTGCGGGGCCAGTCGGCCACCGACGAGGAACTCCGGCGGCTGCACGACCTCGGCGGCGTTCCCCACGCCTACACCGACAGCTCGTGCAGCGCCGCCGAGATCGCCTCGGGGGTCAAGAGCTACAACAACTCGGTCAACGTCGGCCCCGACGGCTCGTTCGTCGCCCCCGTCTTCCACGACCTCCAGCGCGACGGCTGGAAGGTCGGCACCGTCACCAGCGTCCCGTTCAACCACGCCTCCCCCGCCGCCATGTACGCCCGGAACGTCCACCGCGACGACTACCAGGACCTCGCCCGGGACATGCTCGGCCTGCCGAGCATCGCCGTCGAGAAGGGCGCCCCGGCGGTGCCCGGCCTCGACGTGGTGATCGGCACCGGCTTCGGCCAGACCGGCAACCTCCAGGCGCTCCAGCGCCGCCAGGGGACCAACGCCGTCGCCGGCAACACCTACATCACCGACGAGGATCTCGAAACCATCGACTCCCGCAACGGCGGCAAGTATTCCGTCGCCCTCCGGACCGCCGGAGAGGCCGGGGACGAGGTCCTCGACGCCGCCGCCCGCCGGGCCGCCGCCGAGGGGCTCCGCCTCTTCGGCTTCTTCGGCTCCCCCTTCGGCCACCTGCCCTACCGGACCGCCGACGGCGCCTACGACCCCGCCCCCGGCCTCTCCGGCGAGGCCGAGGAGTACGTCGCCGCCGACATCGCCGAGAATCCCACCCTCGTCGAGATGACCCGGGCCGCCCTGGCCGTCCTCGGCTCCGAACCCGAGACGCCCTTCGCCCTGTTCGTCGAGGCCGGCGACGTGGACTGGGCCCTGCACGACAACAACCTGGACGACGCCGTCGGCGCCATCTTCTCCGGGGAGGCCGCCATCCGGGCCATCGTCGAGTGGGTCGAGGCCAACAGCTCCTGGGACGAATCGGCCGTGATCATCACCGCCGACCACGGCCACTACCTCGTCCTCGACGACCCTCACGCCCTGGCCGGTTCCGATCGCTGA
- the yiaA gene encoding inner membrane protein YiaA, which yields MKSYAPRPTLPFIGASWAALLVGVVAYLVGLWNAGMQLNEKGYYFTILMYGLFSAVSLQKSVRDRMHGLPVTDIYFGLCWASLGLSILLLAVGLWNAELLLSEKGFYAMSFVLSLFAAVAVQKNVRDVEPIPDDQQA from the coding sequence ATGAAATCCTATGCGCCGCGACCGACCCTACCATTCATTGGCGCGTCTTGGGCGGCGTTGCTCGTCGGGGTGGTGGCGTACCTCGTCGGCCTCTGGAACGCGGGGATGCAGCTCAACGAGAAGGGCTATTACTTCACGATCCTGATGTACGGCCTCTTCTCGGCCGTTTCCCTCCAGAAGTCAGTTCGCGATCGGATGCATGGCCTCCCGGTCACGGACATCTACTTCGGCTTGTGCTGGGCTTCGCTCGGGCTGTCCATCTTGCTGCTGGCAGTTGGACTGTGGAATGCCGAACTCCTCTTGAGCGAAAAGGGATTCTACGCGATGTCCTTCGTGCTCAGCTTGTTTGCGGCGGTTGCGGTCCAGAAGAACGTCCGGGATGTCGAGCCGATTCCCGATGATCAGCAGGCCTGA
- a CDS encoding IS110 family transposase: MAIIIGIDLGKFKGVACTYDTETQEAAYATIPTNPDALRGMLDRARPDLVVFEACTVSGRVALAACPPVSSIRPEHWRASRQC, from the coding sequence ATGGCCATCATCATCGGCATCGACCTCGGCAAGTTCAAGGGCGTCGCCTGTACCTACGACACCGAGACCCAGGAGGCCGCCTACGCCACCATCCCCACCAACCCCGACGCCCTGAGGGGGATGCTCGACCGCGCCCGACCCGACCTCGTCGTCTTCGAGGCCTGCACCGTCAGCGGGCGGGTGGCACTGGCGGCTTGCCCGCCAGTGTCTTCGATCAGGCCGGAACATTGGCGGGCAAGCCGCCAGTGCTAG
- a CDS encoding VOC family protein — MSYRRSIPVVSALSLEESLRYWTSVMGFHQCFSYGDPPVYAGVERDGVEIYLTHDPNLVTSMKEAGSHPEVFLWVSDVRHSYEEHRARGATVVEALTDRPWGARQYVLEDPNGYFIKVAEPIVPED, encoded by the coding sequence ATGAGCTACCGTCGATCTATCCCGGTGGTGAGCGCCCTGAGCCTGGAAGAGTCCCTCCGATATTGGACGTCGGTGATGGGCTTTCATCAGTGCTTCTCGTACGGCGATCCCCCGGTGTACGCAGGAGTGGAGCGGGACGGGGTCGAGATCTATCTCACGCACGACCCGAACCTGGTAACGTCCATGAAAGAAGCCGGATCGCATCCCGAGGTGTTCCTCTGGGTGTCGGACGTACGGCACTCGTATGAGGAGCACCGCGCCCGTGGTGCGACGGTTGTCGAGGCCCTCACCGATCGCCCGTGGGGGGCGAGGCAATATGTGCTCGAGGATCCCAACGGCTACTTCATCAAGGTCGCCGAACCCATTGTTCCGGAGGACTGA